A portion of the Anabas testudineus chromosome 22, fAnaTes1.2, whole genome shotgun sequence genome contains these proteins:
- the ppp2r3a gene encoding serine/threonine-protein phosphatase 2A regulatory subunit B'' subunit alpha isoform X2 yields MMIKETSLRRDPDLRGELAFLARGCDFVLPSRFKKRLKSFQQQQVQSKPEKKPGTPPPAPAPTTATPTPTPRPPSPPPAPVIVTPPPPAINIPRFYYPRGLPALGQASNHDANITAIETAFAEFEEEKADIYEMGKIAKACGCPLYWKAPMFYAAGGERTGFVSVHSFIATWRKLLHSCHDDASRFIYLLAKPGCNYLEQEDFIPLLQDIVDTHPGLTFLKDAPEFHSRYITTVIQRIFYVVNRSWTGRVTMMELRRSNFLQTLALLEEEDDINQITDYFSYEHFYVIYCKFWELDTDHDLYIDPKDLARYNDHASSNRIIERLFSGAVTRGNAVQREGRMSYAEFVWFLISEEDKKNPTSVEYWFRCMDVDGDGVLSMFELEYFYEEQCERMERMGIEPLPFQDLLCQMLDLVKPESSGKITLGDLKRCRMAHIFFDTFFNLEKYLDHEQRDPFAVQKDIDSDGPEPSDWDKYASEEYEILVAEETANEQLHEGSFDDDYESEELQVPGEIGNKMEKLVISDLSA; encoded by the exons ATGATGATCAAGGAGACATCATTACGCCGGGACCCTGACTTAAGGGGGGAGTTGGCCTTTCTGGCCAGGGGGTGTGACTTCGTTCTCCCCTCACGTTTCAAGAAGAGACTCAAGtctttccagcagcagcag gTCCAGTCCAAACCAGAAAAGAAACCAGGCACACCTCCACCAGCTCCTGCCCCGACAACAGCCACACCCACCCCCACTCCACGCCCGCCCAGCCCTCCTCCAGCTCCGGTGATAGTCACACCTCCTCCGCCTGCCATCAACATTCCCAGGTTCTACTACCCCCGTGGGCTTCCTGCCCTGGGCCAAGCGTCCAACCACGATGCAAACATCACTGCCATCGAGACGGCCTTCGCTGAGTTTGAGGAGGAGAAGGCTGACATATATGAAATGGGCAAGATCGCAAAG GCATGTGGTTGTCCACTTTACTGGAAGGCCCCCATGTTCTACGCAGCAGGTGGTGAGAGGACAGGCTTTGTGTCTGTACACTCCTTCATTGCAACCTGGAGGAA GTTGCTGCACAGTTGCCACGATGATGCATCAAGGTTTATTTACCTGCTGGCCAAACCTGGCTGTAACTACCTGGAGCAGGAGGACTTCATTCCTCTACTGCAG GACATAGTGGACACCCACCCTGGGCTCACATTTCTGAAGGATGCACCCGAATTCCATTCCCGCTACATAACAACG GTGATCCAGCGGATATTTTATGTGGTAAACCGTTCGTGGACGGGTCGCGTCACCATGATGGAGCTGAGGAGAAGCAACTTCCTACAGAcgctggctctgctggaggaggaggacgacaTCAACCAGATCACTGACTACTTCTCCTACGAGCACTTCTACGTCATCTACTGCAAGTTTTGGGAACTGGACACTGACCATGACCTGTACATTGACCCCAAAGACCTGGCGAGATACAACGATCACG CATCCTCAAACAGAATCATTGAGAGATTGTTTTCAGGGGCTGTTACACG GGGTAATGCTGTGCAGAGAGAAGGCAGGATGAGTTATGCAGAGTTTGTCTGGTTCCTCATATCTGAGGAGGATAAGAAAAATCCCACCAG TGTTGAGTACTGGTTCCGGTGTATGGACGTTGATGGCGATGGTGTCCTGTCCATGTTTGAGTTGGagtatttctatgaagaacAGTGTGAGAGGATGGAAAGGATGGGTATTGAACCTCTGCCCTTCCAGGATTTACTCTGCCAGATGCTGGATCTGGTTAAACCTGAAAGCTCAG GTAAGATAACCCTGGGTGATCTGAAGCGCTGCCGGATGGCCCATATATTCTTTGACACCTTCTTCAACCTAGAGAAATATCTGGACCATGAACAGAGAGACCCGTTTGCTGTTCAGAAg GACATTGATAGTGATGGTCCAGAGCCATCTGACTGGGATAAATACGCCTCAGAGGAGTATGAGATACTGGTGGCAGAGGAGACCGCAAATGAACAGCTACACGAGGG GTCATTTGATGATGACTATGAATCTGAGGAGCTTCAAGTCCCTGGAGAGATtggaaacaaaatggaaaaattaGTAATATCAGACCTGTCAGCATAA